GGTACGGCGGGAATCCGGGGTCGCCGAGCGAGGACGGTCTGGCCAGTGACGCTGCGGCGGCGGCAGAGTTCCTTGCCCAGCAGGGATTCTCGCCCCAGCAGACCATCTACTTCGGTGAGTCGCTCGGCTCCGCGGTGGTCGCTCGGTTGCAGGAGGCGACGCCGCCCGCGGGTGTCGTGATGCGCTCGCCGTTTACCAGCATGGCCGACGTCGCAGCGGATATCGTCCCCTGGGCTCCGGTCGGGTTGCTGCTGCGAGACGAGTTTCCGGTCACCGAGTACGTCGCTGCGAGCGACGTGCCGACAACGGTGATCTGGGCGACCGCCGACACCCTCATCGACCCGGCGATGAGCGAGCAGGTGGCCGATGCTGCCGAGCAAAACGGACATCTTGTCGAGGCGATGACCCTGCCGGGGGCAAACCACAACGACCCGGTCACCGCCGGCGCAGAGGTCGCGGACGCCGTCGTACGACTGGCCGAAGCGATCGCCTGAGGCGCCTCGATATGGTCGAGGAAAACTCGGCCAAGGAGGACCCGCATGCCGCTGTACAGCTTCGAAGGCAAG
The nucleotide sequence above comes from Epidermidibacterium keratini. Encoded proteins:
- a CDS encoding alpha/beta hydrolase, coding for MVVKVALVVVLAVIAVYGALWALQRKMIYQADTSPVPPAADVIPGAQDVTLSTDDGLELGAWLVPPDPAADRGIAVLFAPGNGGNREGRADLAQLLSDRGFTVLLMDYRGYGGNPGSPSEDGLASDAAAAAEFLAQQGFSPQQTIYFGESLGSAVVARLQEATPPAGVVMRSPFTSMADVAADIVPWAPVGLLLRDEFPVTEYVAASDVPTTVIWATADTLIDPAMSEQVADAAEQNGHLVEAMTLPGANHNDPVTAGAEVADAVVRLAEAIA